A region from the Lolium perenne isolate Kyuss_39 chromosome 4, Kyuss_2.0, whole genome shotgun sequence genome encodes:
- the LOC127295027 gene encoding O-fucosyltransferase 1 isoform X2 has product MMRACSQRGRQELEWISKTLIPPKQHKVVEEQLHFASTIWTSQSGFVGIYDVPHFIKTLKYDVRIITSFPEISTNGKSKKLKAHQIRPPRDAPVTWYKTVALEKMKNYGAIYLTPFSHRMAEDINDPEIQRLRCRVNYHALRFKPNIMKTSSEIVNKLRSEGHFMSIHLRFEMDMLAFAGCIDIFTPQEQKMLIKYRKENFAEKELVYRERRLIGKCPLTPEEVGLILRAMGFDNTTHIYLASGELFGGKHFMRPFKVMFPRLENHSSVGHGKLEENTRGLAGSAVDYMVCLLSDIFVPTYDGPSNFANNLMGHRLYYGFRTTVTPNRKALAPLFMDREEGQTAGFEERVKQVMLTSHFGGPHKRIHPESFYTNSWPECFCQVNPVNRADECPPDNIYEVLENQFLSEEGFGEVKATNQADSTSQPEESTI; this is encoded by the exons CTTGCTCTCAAAGAGGACGCCAAGAACTGGAATGGATCAGCAAGACTTTGATACCACCGAAGCAGCACAAGGttgtggaggaacaactccacttTGCTTCTACGATATGGACATCACAAAG TGGTTTTGTAGGTATTTATGATGTTCCCCACTTCATCAAGACATTAAAATACGATGTCCGTATTATTACGAGCTTTCCAGAAATCTCTACAAACGGAAAATCGAAGAAGCTGAAAGCCCACCAG ATCCGGCCACCTCGAGATGCACCGGTAACTTGGTATAAAACAGTTGCTTTGGAGAAAATGAAGAATTATGGGGCTATCTATTTGACTCCATTTTCACACCGCATGGCAGAAGATATAAATGATCCAGAGATCCAGAGATTGCGATGCAGGGTGAATTACCATGCATTACGATTCAAGCCTAACATCATGAAAACAAGCAGTGAGATAGTGAATAAGCTCCGCTCAGAAGGCCATTTCATGTCAATTCATCTTCGGTTTGAGATGGATATGCTTGCTTTTGCTGG GTGCATTGATATATTTACACCTCAAGAACAGAAAATGCTGATCAAGTACCGCAAGGAAAATTTTGCAGAAAAAGAACTTGTCTATAGGGAAAGACGGCTCATTGGAAAGTGCCCTTTAACTCCAGAGGAG GTAGGTCTTATTCTTCGTGCGATGGGATTTGATAATACAACTCACATCTACCTTGCTTCTGGTGAGCTGTTTGGTGGGAAACACTTCATGAGGCCCTTCAAGGTTATGTTTCCACGCCTAGAAAACCATAGCTCAGTTGGACATGGAAAGCTGGAAGAAAATACCCGAGGGCTGGCAGGTTCTGCAGTTGATTACATGGTCTGTCTCCTATCAGATATTTTTGTGCCTACATATGATGGTCCAAGCAACTTTGCAAACAACCTCATGGGTCACCGCCTATATTATGGTTTCCGTACCACTGTCACACCAAACAGAAAGGCCCTTGCTCCTCTATTCATGGACAGAGAGGAAGGTCAGACAGCTGGTTTTGAAGAGCGAGTGAAGCAGGTCATGCTTACCTCGCATTTTGGTGGCCCCCACAAGCGCATTCATCCAGAGTCTTTCTATACAAACTCATGGCCAGAGTGCTTTTGCCAGGTGAATCCTGTGAATCGTGCGGATGAATGCCCACCAGACAATATATACGAGGTTCTGGAGAATCAATTTCTGAGTGAAGAAGGTTTTGGAGAAGTGAAAGCCACTAATCAGGCAGACTCAACCAGCCAACCAGAGGAGAGTACGATTTAA
- the LOC127295027 gene encoding O-fucosyltransferase 1 isoform X3: protein MNATLVLPELDTNSFWHDESGFVGIYDVPHFIKTLKYDVRIITSFPEISTNGKSKKLKAHQIRPPRDAPVTWYKTVALEKMKNYGAIYLTPFSHRMAEDINDPEIQRLRCRVNYHALRFKPNIMKTSSEIVNKLRSEGHFMSIHLRFEMDMLAFAGCIDIFTPQEQKMLIKYRKENFAEKELVYRERRLIGKCPLTPEEVGLILRAMGFDNTTHIYLASGELFGGKHFMRPFKVMFPRLENHSSVGHGKLEENTRGLAGSAVDYMVCLLSDIFVPTYDGPSNFANNLMGHRLYYGFRTTVTPNRKALAPLFMDREEGQTAGFEERVKQVMLTSHFGGPHKRIHPESFYTNSWPECFCQVNPVNRADECPPDNIYEVLENQFLSEEGFGEVKATNQADSTSQPEESTI from the exons TGGTTTTGTAGGTATTTATGATGTTCCCCACTTCATCAAGACATTAAAATACGATGTCCGTATTATTACGAGCTTTCCAGAAATCTCTACAAACGGAAAATCGAAGAAGCTGAAAGCCCACCAG ATCCGGCCACCTCGAGATGCACCGGTAACTTGGTATAAAACAGTTGCTTTGGAGAAAATGAAGAATTATGGGGCTATCTATTTGACTCCATTTTCACACCGCATGGCAGAAGATATAAATGATCCAGAGATCCAGAGATTGCGATGCAGGGTGAATTACCATGCATTACGATTCAAGCCTAACATCATGAAAACAAGCAGTGAGATAGTGAATAAGCTCCGCTCAGAAGGCCATTTCATGTCAATTCATCTTCGGTTTGAGATGGATATGCTTGCTTTTGCTGG GTGCATTGATATATTTACACCTCAAGAACAGAAAATGCTGATCAAGTACCGCAAGGAAAATTTTGCAGAAAAAGAACTTGTCTATAGGGAAAGACGGCTCATTGGAAAGTGCCCTTTAACTCCAGAGGAG GTAGGTCTTATTCTTCGTGCGATGGGATTTGATAATACAACTCACATCTACCTTGCTTCTGGTGAGCTGTTTGGTGGGAAACACTTCATGAGGCCCTTCAAGGTTATGTTTCCACGCCTAGAAAACCATAGCTCAGTTGGACATGGAAAGCTGGAAGAAAATACCCGAGGGCTGGCAGGTTCTGCAGTTGATTACATGGTCTGTCTCCTATCAGATATTTTTGTGCCTACATATGATGGTCCAAGCAACTTTGCAAACAACCTCATGGGTCACCGCCTATATTATGGTTTCCGTACCACTGTCACACCAAACAGAAAGGCCCTTGCTCCTCTATTCATGGACAGAGAGGAAGGTCAGACAGCTGGTTTTGAAGAGCGAGTGAAGCAGGTCATGCTTACCTCGCATTTTGGTGGCCCCCACAAGCGCATTCATCCAGAGTCTTTCTATACAAACTCATGGCCAGAGTGCTTTTGCCAGGTGAATCCTGTGAATCGTGCGGATGAATGCCCACCAGACAATATATACGAGGTTCTGGAGAATCAATTTCTGAGTGAAGAAGGTTTTGGAGAAGTGAAAGCCACTAATCAGGCAGACTCAACCAGCCAACCAGAGGAGAGTACGATTTAA